The Flavobacteriales bacterium genome includes a window with the following:
- a CDS encoding S9 family peptidase, producing the protein PTKAMKRAGYEADRFELRLRDIATGKVSVIASDWDRSVSDMKWSRDGKSLLVTADDVGKHKLFRIDIKTGKATAISKAGHMDAFIETAKGFVFMRSGLHGPSQLHISKPKAMFIDDGATPLTQFNAVLEERVLGAFEQFSFKGWNDETVHGYVLKPANYQEGKKYPVAFLIHGSPQGSFGDGWSYRWNPQTYAGAGYAVVMIDFHGSTGYGQAFTDAINQHWGDRPLEDLQKGWAHALSNYAFLDGARAAALGASYGGYMVNWIAGNWPDAFRCLVSHCGIFDTRMMGYATEELWFTDWENGGSVFANPKAYDEFNPMMHTATWRAPMLVIHGDKDFRVPLEQGIGSFTACQSKGIESKYLRFPDENHWVLKPQNSKQWHDTVFGWLEKHIGAGR; encoded by the coding sequence CCTACAAAGGCCATGAAGCGCGCGGGCTACGAAGCCGATCGTTTCGAGCTGCGCCTGCGCGACATCGCCACAGGCAAGGTGAGCGTGATCGCCAGCGATTGGGACCGCAGCGTCTCGGACATGAAGTGGAGCCGCGATGGCAAGAGCCTGCTCGTCACTGCCGATGACGTTGGCAAGCACAAGCTCTTCCGCATCGACATCAAGACCGGCAAGGCCACAGCCATCAGCAAGGCGGGCCACATGGATGCCTTCATTGAAACAGCCAAGGGCTTCGTGTTCATGCGCAGCGGCTTGCACGGGCCTTCGCAGCTCCATATCTCGAAACCGAAGGCAATGTTCATCGACGATGGCGCCACGCCGCTCACGCAATTCAATGCGGTGCTGGAGGAGCGCGTGCTCGGCGCCTTCGAGCAATTCAGCTTCAAGGGCTGGAACGATGAAACGGTGCATGGCTATGTGCTGAAGCCCGCGAACTACCAGGAAGGGAAGAAGTACCCCGTGGCCTTCCTCATCCACGGCAGCCCGCAGGGCAGCTTCGGCGATGGTTGGAGTTACCGCTGGAACCCGCAGACATACGCGGGCGCTGGTTATGCGGTGGTGATGATCGACTTTCACGGAAGCACCGGCTACGGCCAGGCCTTCACCGACGCGATCAATCAGCATTGGGGCGATCGTCCGTTGGAGGATCTGCAGAAAGGTTGGGCGCATGCGCTGAGCAACTACGCCTTCCTCGATGGCGCGCGCGCTGCGGCCTTGGGCGCGTCGTACGGCGGCTACATGGTGAATTGGATCGCCGGCAACTGGCCCGATGCCTTCAGGTGCCTCGTTTCGCACTGCGGCATCTTCGATACGCGCATGATGGGCTATGCCACCGAGGAACTGTGGTTCACCGATTGGGAGAACGGAGGCAGCGTGTTCGCGAATCCGAAAGCCTACGATGAGTTCAATCCCATGATGCACACCGCAACCTGGCGCGCACCCATGCTGGTTATCCACGGCGACAAGGATTTCCGCGTGCCGCTGGAGCAGGGCATCGGCAGTTTCACCGCGTGCCAGAGCAAGGGCATCGAATCGAAGTACCTGCGCTTCCCCGACGAGAACCACTGGGTGCTGAAGCCGCAGAACTCGAAGCAATGGCACGACACGGTTTTCGGTTGGCTGGAGAAGCACATCGGGGCGGGACGATAA